TAAATCCCTCGACATCCGCAGGCTTCGCGTACCAAGTGTAATCTCGCGTCTCGCCCTGCGGAATAATCAACCTGACGATCCGCCTGTTTGGGGGCAAAAGCTCGCGCGGTATGTTTTCTTGCGTCAATATGCCGTGCAGCGGGATTTCACTTACGGAACCGTCCTCTTTGATGAAGCGCAAATCTTCTTTTTCAAACAGGAACGGCTCAAGAGACGCCTCGCGACCGTTGTCATTGTAACCGTAATGATTGATCAGGATATTTGAGCCGACGGGAACGCCCGCCCGTTCGCAAAGCGCGGCGTAATGGTCCCCGTCCAAGGTCAAAATTTCCGTGGAAATTTCATATTCGTCCCGTTCTTCGGAATCGAAACATACTTCTATCATTTTCGGCGAGATCGCTTCCCTTGGAACGACAGCGGTATACGTGTTCATATCCGCGCCCACTCCCATTATGGACGTACTTTCGTATGTGCGCAGCCTTTCGGTTACGGTATTTGCGGTCAAGCTGTCAATGGGGGCGACGATAAGGGTTTCCGCGCGGCCTGTAGCTTCGTTGACAGAACCGTCCCGCAAAAGGGATGTATAGTCAACCACAACCGTAGCGTCAATATCGGGGAATATCATATTTTCTACCGATTGAGCCTGTTCATAAAGCGCACTGACCGCAATAAACAAAACGACACTGACGGTAAGGGACACTGTGCTTGCGCGGAAATTGCGTTTACTGCGCTTCATATTCTTCGCCGCGAGCGCGCCCTCAAATCCGAACAATCTTTGGGTCAGGGGACTTACGCGCAGTCGCTTTACCGCCATTTTGACTTCCCCCTTCCCGCGGATGCCGGCAATGGCGGGGATCTTTGCCGCCTTGCGGGCGGGAAGCCACGCGGAAAACAGCACGGCGGAGAATGAAATCAGAGAAGCGGCGGCTAAGGCCTGCCACGCGACTACAAAATCAATCACGAGTGTAAGTTCGTTGAGCATCATATGGATGAGGCTGTTCAGCTCGCCGAGGAAGTGATTGGCGGCAAGAACGCCTGAAAACGCCAGAATCAGTCCGATTACAATGCCGATCGGGATTCCCGCCGCCGAGAAGAATAGGCTTTCATACATAACGCAGGAAACAATTTGCCGCTTTGCGGCTCCTGCGCTTTTCAATATGCCAAACTGCGCGGTGCGCTCGCCCGCGCTTGCGCGGAACGCGTTTGTGATTACAACGACGGACATTACAAAGATTATTGCGATTATAATGCCGGCGGGCAGGATGAGCAACGCGCCGAGCGTACTGCTAGAGTCGCCGTACTCCTCGCCCGGCAAATCCGCAACCAATGCGTTGCCGCTTGCCGCAAAACAGCAAACCGCCGTGATCAAAGCCGTCGAGAGGGCAACACCCATCAGAGTCCACACAGTACGCGAACGATTTATTTTTATTTGGCTGTACGCCAGTTTGGCGGTTAAACGCACTTCGCTCACCCCCTGACCCGCTCGTCGCGCAGAATCCGGCCGTCGCCGACAGCTATAATGCGGTCGGCTTGCAGGGCGATACTCTCGTCGTGCGTTATGACGATGAGCGTTTGATTGTACCTTTTGTTGGACAGTTTCAACAGGTCAATGATCTCCCTGCCGGATTTGCTGTCAAGGTTGCCCGTCGGTTCGTCGGCGAGGATGAGCGCCGGGTCATTGATTAAGGCCCTGCCAATGGACACGCGCTGCTGCTGGCCGCCGGAGAGTTCATTGGGGAGGTGTTTGGCGCGGTCGGAAAGACCTATGGTTTCAAGAATGGTTCTGAGTTTGTCTTCGTCCGGTTTGCGGTTATCCAAGAGACGCGGGAGCATTATATTCTCCTCGGCGGTGAGCGTGGGAATCAAGTTGTAAAACTGATAAATAATGCCTATGTTGCGGCGGCGGAAGATGGCAAGCTCACTTTCGTTCAGCTTGAAGATTTCGTTGCCGTCC
The nucleotide sequence above comes from Oscillospiraceae bacterium. Encoded proteins:
- a CDS encoding ABC transporter permease, which gives rise to MSEVRLTAKLAYSQIKINRSRTVWTLMGVALSTALITAVCCFAASGNALVADLPGEEYGDSSSTLGALLILPAGIIIAIIFVMSVVVITNAFRASAGERTAQFGILKSAGAAKRQIVSCVMYESLFFSAAGIPIGIVIGLILAFSGVLAANHFLGELNSLIHMMLNELTLVIDFVVAWQALAAASLISFSAVLFSAWLPARKAAKIPAIAGIRGKGEVKMAVKRLRVSPLTQRLFGFEGALAAKNMKRSKRNFRASTVSLTVSVVLFIAVSALYEQAQSVENMIFPDIDATVVVDYTSLLRDGSVNEATGRAETLIVAPIDSLTANTVTERLRTYESTSIMGVGADMNTYTAVVPREAISPKMIEVCFDSEERDEYEISTEILTLDGDHYAALCERAGVPVGSNILINHYGYNDNGREASLEPFLFEKEDLRFIKEDGSVSEIPLHGILTQENIPRELLPPNRRIVRLIIPQGETRDYTWYAKPADVEGFIEYANAVMGEIFPQAPESGYMELGFSTRVYTVRDYMKVMNIAIGLAMVFVCCFVALLTLIGLTNVISTISANVRMRFREFAVLRSVGMTRDGLKRMLNYESVLCTVKSLTIGLPAAVALTYLINLPIRSAFPIPYRLPWLAVAECILAVFAITWATMRFAAMSVKGDNIVETIRAE
- a CDS encoding ABC transporter ATP-binding protein codes for the protein MVILQVKDLLKIYGKGETTVTALGGISFSAEKGEFIAVVGASGSGKSTLMHLIGGVDRPTSGSVTVDGNEIFKLNESELAIFRRRNIGIIYQFYNLIPTLTAEENIMLPRLLDNRKPDEDKLRTILETIGLSDRAKHLPNELSGGQQQRVSIGRALINDPALILADEPTGNLDSKSGREIIDLLKLSNKRYNQTLIVITHDESIALQADRIIAVGDGRILRDERVRG